The following are from one region of the Anguilla rostrata isolate EN2019 chromosome 7, ASM1855537v3, whole genome shotgun sequence genome:
- the cep290 gene encoding centrosomal protein of 290 kDa isoform X3, whose protein sequence is MPPSIDWNKLMEVDPDEWEGLEKEADELVDVISKVQPKDLKEGDTKKIIQLFRITQTIMKMKVQEVSCAYEVIDKAGADQAEIENQLKAQVYRLENELEMAQRSTGGRDTRFLRDEIRQLEAQVERKEKELVQMEKDLNKEKKVNEELSLRAEEAEDDNRKLKRENEQLNRDVIFYRRELDQKDPVPSREENSEAQKRLNSANRQLYQCMEDLQRAEDEVAHLKAQSEHMEKSLEESVKEMERMTDEYNKMKIVVQQTDIIMDQLRKERDQAKIQLRELTDQIQARAAEDDPVMAAVNAKVEEWKTILSAKDDEIIEYQQMIRDLKDKLRAAQMDSDKSNLMALQQVIYELCAAVQERDHQIKMLTEQVDLYTGEMEKNALLVEELKKPLQKDRGPPSVIQQRKLDDLKVKLQAAEQRLQEAERVAELAESDAREKDKELSETLARMRVYESGTGGLEAAVAEIKECKYQLKLRDREAEAMTKEINQLEMKVNDLLDENEDLRERLGLNPKEEVDLSEFRRSKALKQRQYKAENQVLLKEIERLEAERLEHKKQIRNLVKDKGLSVSHLAMDDNDGKVTRSIQKLSPSSINEDELKCKYEHLQRELNSRERELELRRTESTQFKAKLNDMLMENKQLEQGMQEILKAIQDTQRTTQAQTGVSIPILERLVSAMEMKNSEGKFDASIHLKAQVDQLTGRNEELRREMRLAREEATQAATQLARANEKVSILESEVEALRRSGGNSIAFKSLNLPEEMAPSSVEVISSLNEYAITLLQELKNKEESNKQLETALEEYKGKFAVVRHQQGLIYKDYHSEKESWQKERDSLMELKNKLEQQKEVDAVRIKEFNHWLEVLEKDPTEIKQQACEAARKMTVLRVKEASLIRRYTTLLEMEQHLRKENNKLRSDFLEAEATVTQRIGYLQRYKDMASFKIAALQKALDDSVSSSELERANKQYNELTVKYRDLLQKDNHLVQRATNLEQLESENASLHEQIQGLNKELEISKEKLHTLEQALEHTAKTGGESGMDKASKAIANSEIASVSKRMAVLEMRELNERQRAEHAQRMYEHLRNSLRQVEDRNAELETKFAELTKQNLEAQRTEQELRDELANSVSKAVSDADRARITELERAEAELKIEVSKLREVSDVAKMQVSTLEARQQSREKEVEALRRQVLDYQAESDEKALVAKLHQHIVALQVSEATAVSRLEAAALKARQLEARLLRAEQRLDDKEQALYHARLEGRNRARHLRQTVQALRRQFAGALPLPQQEKFSRTMMQLQADKRRGQEEARRAEQERRRAEEKAAELELRLSGLEELMGSLKDGRGAQKVSEWHKKMEDLRLQELRRSRELAALKEETRYLRNVVAEQERAIGGLEEDMVQQNNLHEERQLSWDQREVELERQLDLFEKQQNEILGTARKFEEATGCLPDPSMPIAHQLDFALRKIKDHVRTILETQAACKTLDEKLKEKEAALWRAEQNVLSRDRVINELRLRLPAAAERERLLAHLAERDEDPESQPALKVAHQTINNLQARLNQKEEVLKKYQNLLARARQEQEDLTKKQEEDMRVLHKKLDLHTDTSLDKFKQTALELMKKPTIDVPTTKHLMRLAEMEQTVAEQDNSLSSLIAKLKSVTSELERQRQITAAKVKDHAAEKEKLEERHAAQVKQLEQEAEELRAQMSQMEKEAQYLRTELEAQKEANVRSPSNTMKNLVERLKAQVAQKDKQQKALSKALLELRSEMTTQAEFQIVANAAQREESLNIQNIVDRHTKDLRARIQELSEELQVAKDGLRAARSRESSLRDEAEGLSRDLQRSQKTQAKLQKEKEEREDEVQELKKRVKRLTTGLQSKAEAEKGPSVEELQKKIRRLESELEKQSGSEPTERKPIREDKKEEILRWEEGKKWQARLESVRNKLREKERESESLTKQLSTLKELYGRLDQEKAALQKKLRVRGVTVDQVVGARTMDSEREIEELKSQNAELEQQIITIKKQQALPRDAAIDDMDLRNRYLEEKIHSLERQLSKEPPSRPSTSGRGSGTPSQREGELQKENLKLSSENLELRFQLEQANKDLPRLKDQVSDLKEMCDVLKKEKTEIERKLGNVRGSGRSGKTIPELEKTIGLMQRVVERVQRENEALKKTPAGPTQDQLTALELENKKLKSDYEQLKAQAGAQQSAVNESRTKVMEKIMMENERLRKELRKEAESAEKLRIAKTGLETTNERLQAQLQESSLRPGQQEGADRRGGRATVVTRMYENKMRDLENDIAQKNSSLSELKQLLQEAGDREQKSAQLIGELREQVDLLRQFPEDAKTDSGLVKEFQSMRLMNHQLEKEKAELLRQLSTHRDQRGTGPGQEDLQSQLQQEDLEKRKLQEEVKRMKKELENFDPTFFEEIEDLKFNYNLEVKKNILLEEQLKKISEQFGVEVDIPTNLSVS, encoded by the exons ATGCCTCCAAGCATCGACTGGAATAAACTGATGGAGGTTGACCCGGATGAATGGGAGGGTCTGGAAAAAGAAGCTGATGAGCTTGTTGACGTGATATCAAAG GTTCAACCAAAGGACCTGAAAgaaggtgataccaaaaaaataattcagctttTCAGAATCACTCAGACCATCATGAAG ATGAAAGTACAGGAAGTAAGCTGTGCTTATGAAGTCATTGATAAAGCTGGTGCAGATCAAGCTGAAATAG AAAACCAGTTGAAGGCCCAAGTGTACAGATTAGAGAATGAGCTGGAG ATGGCCCAGCGATCGACCGGGGGAAGAGACACGCGCTTCCTTCGCGATGAAATCCGCCAACTGGAGGCTCAGGTGGAGCGCAAAGAGAAGGAGCTGGTCCAGATGGAGAAGGACCTGAACAAAGAGAAGAAAGTCAATGAGGAA CTGTCTCTTCGCGCTGAAGAAGCAGAGGATGATAACAGGAAGTTGAAAAGAGAG AATGAGCAGCTAAATCGGGATGTGATATTTTACCGACGAGAGCTGGACCAGAAGGACCCGGTTCCCTCGCGGGAAGAGAACAGCGAGGCTCAAAAGAGGCTGAACTCCGCCAACCGGCAGCTGTACCAGTGCATGGAGGACCTGCAG CGTGCAGAAGATGAGGTCGCCCACCTGAAAGCCCAGAGCGAGCACATGGAGAAGAGTCTGGAGGAGTCCGtgaaggagatggagaggatGACTGACGAGTACAACAAGATGAAGATCGTAGTGCAGCAGACCGACATCATCATGGACCAGCTCAGAAAAGAAAGGGACCAGGCCAAGATTCAA TTGAGAGAGCTAACAGACCAGATACAGGCTCGGGCAGCAGAAGATGATCCTGTGATGGCTGCTGTAAATGCCAAGGTGGAGGAGTGGAAG aCTATATTGTCAGCCAAGGATGATGAAATCATTGAGTACCAGCAGATGATCAGAGACCTGAAAGACAAACTCCGGGCGGCCCAGATGGACTCTGACAAAAGCAACCTGATGGCCTTGCAGCAG GTTATTTATGAGCTATGTGCT GCCGTACAGGAACGAGACCATCAGATCAAGATGCTGACGGAGCAGGTGGATCTGTACacgggagagatggagaaaaacgCACTCCTCGTCGAAGAGCTCAAAAAACCTCTTCAGAAAGACAGAG GGCCCCCTTCAGTGATCCAGCAGAGAAAGCTGGATGACCTGAAGGTCAAGCTGCAGGCCGCGGAGCAGAGGCTTCAGGAGGCCGAGAGAGTGGCCGAGCTGGCCGAGTCTGATGCCAGGGAGAAGGACAAAGAGCTCAGTGAAACCCTCGCTCGCATGAGAGTCTATGAGTCT GGCACGGGAGGGCTGGAAGCCGCCGTCGCTGAGATAAAGGAGTGTAAATACCAACTGAAGCTGCGGGATCGCGAGGCGGAGGCCATGACCAAGGAGATCAACCAGCTGGAGATGAAAGTCAATGACCTGCTGGACGAGAACGAGGACCTGAGAGAACGTCTGG GATTAAATCCAAAAGAAGAGGTTGATTTATCAGAATTCCGACGATCCAAAGCTTTAAAACAAAGGCAGTACAAAGCAGAAAACCAGGTCCTTCTAAAGGAG ATCGAGCGGCTGGAAGCGGAAAGACTGGAGCACAAAAAACAGATCAGAAACCTGGTCAAGGATAAAg GGCTATCTGTAAGTCATTTAGCGATGGATGACAATGATGGCAAAGTCACCAGGAGCATCCAAAAGCTATCTCCCAGCTCCATTAATGAAGACGAGCTCAAATGCAAG TATGAACACCTCCAGAGAGAACTGAATAGCAGAGAAAGGGAGCTGGAGCTCAGAAGAACAGAGTCCACTCAATTCAAggctaaat TGAATGACATGTTGATGGAAAATAAGCAGCTGGAACAAGGAATGCAGGAGATATTGAAAGCCATTCAGGATACCCAAAGAACCACGCAGGCTCAAACAGGAGTCAGCATTCCCATTCTCGAGAGGCTCGTCAGT GCAATGGAGATGAAGAACTCGGAGGGGAAGTTTGACGCCAGCATCCACTTAAAAGCGCAGGTGGACCAGCTGACTGGCAGGAACGAGGAGCTCCGACGGGAAATGCGGCTCGCCCGGGAAGAAGCCACCCAAGCCGCAACTCAGCTGGCAAGAGCCAATGAAAAG GTGTCTATACTGGAGAGTGAGGTGGAAGCCCTGAGGCGATCAGGAGGGAACAGCATCGCGTTTAAGAGCCTGAACCTCCCTGAAGAGATGGCCCCCTCCAGTGTGGAGGTCATCAGCTCCCTCAACGAATATGCAATCACGCTTCTGCAG GAGCTGAAAAACAAGGAGGAATCAAATAAGCAACTGGAAACAGCATTAGAGGAGTACAAGGGAAAGTTTGCTGTGGTTCGACACCAGCAGGGACTAATATACAAGGACTACCATAG TGAGAAGGAGTCTTGGCAAAAGGAGAGGGATTCTTTAATGGAGCTGAAAAATAAACTTGAACAGCAGAAAGAGGTGGATGCAGTGAGAATAAAGGAGTTCAAT CACTGGCTGGAGGTTTTAGAGAAGGATCCCACAGAAATCAAGCAGCAGGCGTGTGAGGCGGCTCGGAAGATGACGGTGCTGCGGGTGAAGGAGGCGTCGCTGATCAGACGCTACACCACCCTGCTGGAGATGGAGCAGCACCTTCGGAAGGAGAACAACAAACTCAGGAGCGACTTCCTGGAAGCGGAGGCCACTGTCACACAAAGGATCGGCTATTTGCAGAGATATAAG GATATGGCCTCTTTCAAAATAGCAGCGTTGCAGAAAGCCCTCGACGACAGTGTCTCATCTTCTGAACTCGAGCGGGCCAACAAACAATACAACGAACTGACAGTAAAATACAGAGACCTTCtacagaaggacaaccatctcgtTCAGAGGGCCACCAACCTGGAGCAATTAGAG agtgaGAATGCTTCTCTGCACGAGCAGATCCAGGGTCTGAACAAAGAGCTGGAGATCAGCAAAGAGAAACTGCACACACTAGAGCAAGCCTTGGAACACACCGCCAAGACAG gtggGGAGAGCGGCATGGACAAAGCGTCCAAAGCCATCGCCAACAGCGAAATCGCCTCGGTGTCCAAGAGGATGGCGGTGCTGGAGATGAGGGAGCTGAACGAGCGCCAGAGAGCGGAGCACGCTCAGAGGATGTACGAGCACCTGAGGAACTCGCTCAGACAAGTGGAGGATCGCAACGCGGAGCTGGAGACTAAATTTGCAGAG CTGACCAAGCAGAACCTGGAAGCCCAGCGGACGGAGCAGGAGCTGCGTGACGAGCTGGCCAACAGCGTGAGCAAAGCGGTCAGCGACGCCGACCGCGCACGCATCACAGAGCTTGAGAGAGCCGAGGCCGAGCTCAAAATCGAAGTGTCCAA GTTACGGGAGGTTTCAGATGTGGCCAAAATGCAGGTGTCTACCCTGGAGGCCAGGCAGCAGTCCAGAGAGAAGGAGGTGGAAGCCCTGAGGAGACAGGTGCTGGACTATCAG GCCGAGTCGGACGAGAAGGCACTCGTCGCCAAGCTGCACCAGCACATCGTGGCGCTGCAGGTGAGCGAGGCCACGGCGGTGAGCAGGCTGGAGGCGGCCGCGCTCAAGGCCCGCCAGCTGGAGGCGCGCCTGCTGCGGGCGGAGCAGCGCCTGGACGACAAGGAGCAGGCGCTGTACCACGCCCGGCTGGAGGGCCGCAACCGCGCCCGCCACCTGCGGCAGACGGTGCAGGCCCTGCGCAGGCAGTTCGCCGGCGCCCTGCCGCTGCCCCAGCAGGAGAAGTTCTCCCGGACCATGATGCAGCTGCAGGCCGACAAGCGGCGGGGCCAGGAGGAGGCGCGGCGGGCCGAGCAGGAGCGCAGGCGGGCGGAGGAGAAGGCCGCAGAGCTGGAGCTCCGTCTGAGCGGGCTGGAGGAGCTCATGGGCTCCCTGAAAGACGGCAGAGGCGCTCAGAAG GTGAGCGAGTGGCATAAGAAGATGGAGGATCTGCGTCTGCAGGAGCTGCGGCGCAGCAGGGAGCTGGCCGCGCTCAAGGAGGAGACCAGGTACCTGCGCAACGTCGTGGCCGAGCAGGAGCGCGCCATCGGCGGCCTGGAGGAGGACATGGTCCAGCAGAACAAC CTCCATGAGGAGCGGCAGCTGTCTTGGGATCAGCGGGAGGTGGAACTGGAGCGACAGCTGGATCTGTTTGAGAAGCAGCAGAATGAAATCCTGGGTACTGCCCGAAAG TTTGAGGAGGCGACTGGGTGCCTACCAGACCCCTCCATGCCAATTGCCCACCAGCTGGATTTTGCTCTGCGGAAGATCAAGGACCACGTCCGCACTATCCTGGAAACACAAGCCGCCTGCAAGACTCTGGATGAG AAActgaaggagaaggaggcggCGCTCTGGCGGGCGGAGCAGAACGTGCTCTCGCGGGACCGGGTCATCAACGAGCTGCGCCTGCGCCTCCCGGCCGCGGCCGAGCGGGAGAGGCTCCTGGCCCACCTGGCCGAGAGGGACGAGGACCCGGAGAGCCAGCCCGCCCTCAAGGTGGCCCACCAGACCATCAACAACCTGCAGGCCAGGCTCAACCAGAAAGAGGAGGTCCTGAAGAAGTACCAGAACCTGCTGGCTCGGGCCAGACAG GAGCAAGAAGACTTGACAAAGAAACAAGAAGAGGACATGAGGGTTCTGCACAAGAAACTGGACTTGCATACAGACACTTCGCTGGACAAGTTCAAGCAGACAGCCCTG GAGCTAATGAAGAAGCCTACCATAGACGTTCCCACCACCAAGCACCTGATGCGTTTGGCAGAGATGGAGCAGACTGTGGCTGAACAGGACaactctctgtcctccctcatTGCCAAGCTGAAGAGTGTGACCTCTGagctggagagacagagacagatcaCTGCCGCCAAGGTCAAAGACCACGCCGCTGAGAAGGAAAA ATTGGAGGAGCGGCACGCCGCGCAGGTCaaacagctggagcaggaggcggaggagTTGCGGGCGCAGATGTCACAGATGGAGAAGGAGGCCCAGTACCTCCGGACCGAGCTGGAGGCGCAGAAGGAGGCCAACGTCAGGTCCCCCTCAAATACCATGAAGAACTTGGTGGAACGGCTCAAAGCCCAAGTAGCGCAGAAAGATAAACAGCAGAAG GCCCTCAGTAAAGCCCTACTGGAACTGCGCTCTGAGATGACCACGCAGGCGGAGTTCCAAATCGTAGCCaacgcagcacagagagaggagagtctGAACATCCAGAACATTGTGGACAGACACACCAAGGACTTACGG GCTCGCATCCAGGAGCTGAGCGAGGAGCTGCAGGTGGCGAAGGACGGCCTGAGGGCGGCGAGGTCCAGGGAGAGCTCGCTGAGGGACGAGGCCGAGGGCCTCAGCCGGGACCTGCAGCGGAGCCAGAAGACTCAGGCCAagctgcagaaagagaaggaggagagggaggacgAGGTCCAAGAGCTGAAAAAGAGAGTGAAGAGGCTCACCACCGGCCTGCAG AGCAAGGCGGAGGCTGAAAAAGGGCCGTCGGTGGAGGAGCTCCAGAAAAAGATCCGGAGGCTGGAGTCGGAGCTGGAGAAGCAGTCTGGGTCCGAGCCTACGGAGAGGAAACCCATCAGAGAGGACAAG AAAGAAGAGATATTGCGATGGGAGGAAGGAAAGAAGTGGCAGGCCAGGCTGGAGAGCGTGCGGAACAAGCTGAGAGAAAAGGAGCGAGAGAGCGAATCTCTAACCAAGCAGCTCAGCACCCTGAAAGAGCTCTATGGCAG GCTGGACCAGGAAAAGGCGGCCCTGCAGAAGAAGCTTCGTGTTCGTGGTGTGACAGTGGATCAGGTTGTGGGAGCGAGAACAATGGactctgagagagagattgaagaACTTAAGAGTCAAAACGCTGAGCTTGAGCAGCAGATCATTACCATAAA aaaacagcaggCCTTGCCGAGAGATGCCGCGATTGACGACATGGACCTTCGAAATCGCTACCTGGAAGAAAAGATCCATTCTCTGGAAAGACAGCTGTCCAAAGAGCCCCCATCACGTCCATCT ACTTCAGGCAGGGGTTCTGGGACCCCATCGCAGAGGGAGGGTGAGCTGCAGAAAGAAAACCTCAAGCTCTCCTCTGAAAACCTGGAACTGCGATTCCAGCTGGAGCAGGCCAACAAAGATCTGCCCAGGTTAAAG GATCAGGTGAGCGACCTGAAAGAGATGTGTGATGTTCTGAAGAAAGAGAAGACTGAGATAGAGAGGAAGCTGGGAAATGTCCGTGGG TCTGGGCGGAGCGGGAAAACTATCCCGGAGCTGGAGAAGACCATCGGCCTGATGCAGAGGGTGGTGGAGAGGGTGCAGAGGGAGAACGAGGCCCTGAAAAAGACCCCTGCTGGCCCCACCCAGGACCAGCTCACCGCCCTGGAGCTTGAGAACAAAAAACTCAAG TCTGACTATGAACAGCTCAAAGCGCAGGCTGGAGCACAACAAAGCGCAGTGAATGAGTCAAGGACCAAAGTGATGGAGAAGATTATGATGGAAAATGAACGCTTGCGCAAGGAGCTGAGAAAG GAAGCGGAGAGCGCTGAGAAGCTTCGAATAGCCAAGACCGGCCTGGAGACCACCAATGAGAGACTGCAGGCCCAGCTGCAGGAGAGTAGCCTGAGGCCTGGCCAGCAGGAGGGAGCTGACCGCAGGGGCGGGAGGGCTACCGTGGTGACTAG GATGTACGAAAATAAAATGAGAGACCTGGAGAATGACATCGCCCAGAAGAACAGCAGCCTTTCAGAGCTCAAACAGCTGCTCCAAGAAGCAGGGGACCGGGAGCAGAAATCAGCACAGCTCATTGGCGAGCTCAGAGAGCAG gttgaCTTGTTAAGACAGTTTCCAGAGGATGCCAAAACAGATTCAGGGCTTGTGAAGGAATTCCAATCAATGCG GCTGATGAACCATcagctggagaaagagaaggcGGAGCTTCTTCGGCAGCTCAGCACGCACAGAGAccagagaggaacagggccaG GACAGGAAGACCTGCAGAGCCAGCTACAGCAAGAAGATCTGGAAAAGAGAAAACTGCAG GAAGAAGTGAAGAGAATGAAGAAAGAGCTGGAGAACTTTGACCCAactttttttgaagaaattgaGGACCTTAAGTTTAATTACAACCTGGAGGTAAAGAAGAACATTCTTCTGGAGGAGCAACTGAAAAAGATTTCCGAACAGTTTGGAGTGGAAGTAGACATTCCAACTAATCTTTCAGTCAGCTGA